Genomic window (Acidobacteriota bacterium):
CTGCAGGTTGTCAAACGATCGGCGCGAAATCTGCGGCCGCTGCTGAAGATCGAAAAAGGCGTCAACCCCAAGGGAATCGCGCTCTTCGCGCTTGCCGAACTTTCAAGGTTTCGCTCTACGAAGGCCGAGGCCCACGCCGAACGCGCGAAACGGTTCCTTGCTCAGCTTCTGGACCTGTCGATCGAAAATCCAAAATCCAAGGTCCAACATCGGTCGTGGGGCTATAATTTTGACTGGCAGTCGCGTGCCTTTTTCGCACCGTGCGGGACGCCGACGATCGTCCCGACCGCCTTCGCTGCGCAGGCCTTTTCGGAGGCTTTTGAACTTTTCGGCGACGAAGCTTACGCCCGAACTTGCGGAGAAGTGTGCGAATTCATCAAGTCGGCTCTGAACCGTTCGTTCGAATCCGACACCGAGGTCTGTTTCAGCTACACGCCGCTCGACCGGAGCGTGATCTTCAACGCATCGCTGCTCGCGGCGGAGGTTTTGGCGAATCGAGGCGGCGAAGAGAATCTGGAACTCGCCGCGACGGCGGCGCGCTTCGTCGTTGATCGGCAACGAAACGATGGCGCCTGGGCATACGGCCCGAAACTTCGCCACGCTTGGGTCGATAATTTCCATACCGCTTATATTCTATTGTCTTTGCATCGTTTGCAGTCCATCGTTCCGCATCTTGATGGCGGCGCGGCGGTCGAAAAAGGATTATGTTTCTGGCTTGATAACTTCTTTCTCGAAGACGGCGCTCCGAAATACTTCGATCGCGAATCATATCCGATTGACGTTCATTCGGCATCCGCCGCGATCGTCGCTTTGTGCGAGTTGAACGAAGTTGACCCACGATGTTTGCCGCTTGCAAACAAGGTCGCGGGCTGGCTAATCTCGAATATGCGTGACGAGAGCGGTTATTTTTATTATCAGAAACGAAAACGGTCGACGGTCAAGACGCCTTTCGTCCGTTGGTCAAATGCCTGGACCGCATACGCGTTGGCGCGGCTCCTGGAAGGTGGTGAGCAGTGAGCAGTGAGCAGTGAGCAGTGAGCAGTGAGCAGTGAGCAGTGAGCAGTGAGCAGTGAGCGGTAAGCGGTGATTACCGATCCTTTTGCCTTCTTGCTTTTTACTTTCTATTACTTTCTACTTTTCACTTTTCACTTTCCCTTTTCACTTTCCCTTTTCACTTTTTGGATTTATGCGAATCTGGATCGATCTCGGGAACTCGCCGCACGTGCCATTCTTTCGGGCGCTGGCGCCGGAGTTTGAGCGGCGCGGCCACGAGGTTCTGTGGACGGCGCGCGATTACGCGCAAACGGTCGAACTCGCGCGCGCT
Coding sequences:
- a CDS encoding terpene cyclase/mutase family protein — translated: MGEIEKIYGELFSYCQAEDFAGWDPFDGLNSRYFQATPLRHIAPARLLFLQVVKRSARNLRPLLKIEKGVNPKGIALFALAELSRFRSTKAEAHAERAKRFLAQLLDLSIENPKSKVQHRSWGYNFDWQSRAFFAPCGTPTIVPTAFAAQAFSEAFELFGDEAYARTCGEVCEFIKSALNRSFESDTEVCFSYTPLDRSVIFNASLLAAEVLANRGGEENLELAATAARFVVDRQRNDGAWAYGPKLRHAWVDNFHTAYILLSLHRLQSIVPHLDGGAAVEKGLCFWLDNFFLEDGAPKYFDRESYPIDVHSASAAIVALCELNEVDPRCLPLANKVAGWLISNMRDESGYFYYQKRKRSTVKTPFVRWSNAWTAYALARLLEGGEQ